The Cryomorphaceae bacterium 1068 genome window below encodes:
- a CDS encoding T9SS type A sorting domain-containing protein → MVRNLQFILTPLILSTTFSLSAQNSGCEGFRTQTQGGWGSSANGNNPGAYRDAHFDDAFPDGITLGCDYVAEFETSANVEAFLPSGGTARSLESDLLNPTDYGNVLAGQLLALTLSVGFDANDADFSTSSILLGDLIVNSGTFEGYSVSEILEFGNQILGGCETDFSASQINSVLSSINENYVDGSSNSGVLDCPEEELSCALDLSGMSTECTQNNTYFLTVNITGANGSFQVVSNDALSIEPAFLCFSEISDNPSENVINVSLEFPLGADYNFSVVSAENPDCDASANVDCQLDNISGVAPECCTLTIECDDADQIIYSCISDIPDADTNIPYTSEGCGEVSIQVSETTQGNGCQSNPLVLTRTYTVTNGTDMQSCTQTFMVIDDEVPVITCPPDQNATCSAFIEPDQYATATDNCDDEVTITYQNGPSSGCGLFIRTWIATDDCGNSAYCYQNVYVDDTTGPQIAGLTDVIVDCGTNLDPFFVGGPFISDACSEFEFFYTDSEPVVEECSTTITRIWTATDACGNTSTAEQQITETDLSAPVLYGVPGNQFFQCEEIPEVPEVYAVDFCSGDTVDVEMEETIADEGCRKTIQRTFTATDNCDNSNSISYTITIEDTQGPQLTCPEDVLLTCGDGNIDPAETGQAEALDACSENFVTITFDDSEYQANTCPPRIIRTWTAVDTCGNASNCVQLILFDDQEAPSIDCLDDITINCSEATTDPEFTGTPAAEDACSEVTVTYADGPFDGSCPASFVRTWEASDACGNASYCYQVITVISEEAPTLVCPPEATVSCGASFEPYNTGMATVTDQCLDVTLTYTDTDLIGDCEKQFTRTWIATDVCGNTSSCDQLIIVVDQMNPFITCPPTATVECGGNTDPSVLGEATAVDYCSAVEVTYADEENFDSCTPSILRTWTAVDVCGNTHSCVQVIEIIGGGVVDITCPDDVTIACDADTDPVSTGTATVIANCADVALTYVDSILPADETSGGDCGQLRTQTQGGWGSRANGNNPGTYRDANFEAAFPEGLVIGCEYTLTLTSSAAVEAFLPNGGPVTVLTEDLVDPTDFRTVLAGQLVAATLSVGFDANDEDFSESVANLGDYTLSSGPMVGLSVSEVIAEANAFIGGCESAYSGSELNTTLTAINESYVDGNGSSGTLNCPETTGTGDCLVIFRTWTATDLCGNAVSCTQVITQSSELDELLTSDAQMMAYPSPATSTVNFTMERSVYNSGTLTIANLSGIVVHTETVPSGVQRIELDLSGFVEGVYVVNFRSKSGAYTTKFVKM, encoded by the coding sequence ATGGTAAGAAATCTACAGTTCATTCTAACTCCCCTTATCCTAAGTACAACCTTTTCCCTTTCGGCCCAAAACAGCGGCTGCGAAGGTTTCAGAACCCAAACCCAAGGTGGTTGGGGATCATCGGCCAATGGGAATAATCCCGGGGCTTATCGTGACGCTCACTTTGACGATGCATTTCCCGATGGAATCACCCTTGGTTGCGATTATGTCGCGGAGTTTGAAACCTCTGCCAATGTGGAGGCTTTTTTGCCTTCCGGCGGAACGGCAAGATCACTCGAGTCTGATCTTTTAAATCCCACCGACTACGGAAACGTTCTCGCGGGACAACTGCTCGCACTTACCCTCAGCGTGGGATTTGATGCTAATGACGCCGACTTCTCTACCTCGAGCATACTCTTGGGCGACCTGATTGTAAACTCAGGTACCTTCGAAGGGTACAGCGTTTCGGAAATCCTCGAATTCGGAAATCAAATCCTCGGTGGATGTGAAACGGATTTTTCCGCTTCCCAGATCAATTCGGTCCTCAGCTCTATCAACGAAAACTACGTGGACGGATCGTCCAACAGTGGTGTTCTCGATTGTCCCGAGGAAGAACTTTCCTGTGCCCTCGACCTTTCGGGGATGTCTACTGAGTGTACGCAAAACAATACGTACTTTCTGACGGTCAATATCACGGGCGCCAATGGCTCCTTTCAGGTGGTATCGAATGATGCACTTTCCATCGAGCCCGCTTTTCTCTGCTTTTCCGAGATAAGCGATAACCCGTCGGAGAATGTGATCAACGTTTCGTTGGAATTTCCGCTGGGCGCTGATTACAACTTTAGTGTGGTTTCTGCCGAGAACCCCGATTGCGATGCGTCGGCCAATGTGGATTGTCAACTCGACAATATCTCAGGGGTTGCCCCGGAATGCTGCACCCTTACCATCGAGTGCGACGACGCTGATCAGATCATTTATTCGTGCATTAGCGATATTCCCGATGCTGATACCAATATTCCCTACACTTCAGAGGGGTGCGGAGAAGTGAGTATTCAGGTATCGGAAACCACCCAAGGTAACGGGTGCCAGAGCAACCCTTTGGTGCTGACCCGTACCTATACCGTTACCAATGGGACGGACATGCAATCGTGTACACAAACCTTTATGGTGATTGACGATGAGGTGCCGGTAATCACTTGTCCTCCCGATCAAAATGCTACTTGCAGTGCATTTATCGAGCCTGACCAGTATGCCACGGCTACGGACAATTGCGACGATGAGGTAACCATTACCTACCAAAACGGACCGAGCTCCGGATGTGGCTTGTTCATTCGAACCTGGATAGCCACCGACGATTGTGGAAACAGCGCTTACTGCTACCAAAATGTATACGTGGATGACACGACCGGGCCCCAAATTGCGGGGTTGACGGATGTGATTGTCGATTGCGGTACCAATTTGGATCCGTTTTTTGTAGGAGGTCCTTTTATCTCCGACGCCTGTTCTGAATTTGAATTTTTCTACACGGACAGTGAGCCCGTAGTGGAGGAGTGCAGCACGACCATAACCCGCATATGGACGGCTACCGATGCTTGTGGAAACACATCGACGGCCGAACAGCAGATTACCGAAACCGACTTGAGTGCCCCCGTCCTTTACGGTGTGCCCGGCAATCAATTTTTTCAGTGTGAGGAAATCCCTGAGGTTCCCGAAGTCTATGCCGTAGACTTCTGTAGCGGCGATACCGTGGATGTCGAAATGGAGGAAACCATTGCCGACGAGGGATGCCGCAAAACCATACAGCGAACATTTACGGCCACCGACAATTGTGACAATAGCAATAGCATCAGCTACACCATCACCATTGAAGATACGCAGGGACCACAATTGACTTGTCCCGAAGATGTGCTCTTAACTTGTGGCGACGGGAACATTGATCCTGCGGAAACGGGACAGGCTGAGGCCCTGGACGCCTGCAGCGAAAACTTTGTGACCATTACTTTTGACGACAGTGAATACCAAGCCAATACTTGTCCGCCGAGAATTATACGGACATGGACTGCAGTAGACACTTGTGGAAATGCGAGCAACTGCGTGCAACTCATTCTTTTCGACGATCAGGAAGCACCTTCCATCGATTGCTTGGATGATATAACCATCAATTGTTCGGAAGCGACCACCGATCCTGAGTTTACGGGAACTCCTGCAGCTGAAGATGCCTGCAGTGAAGTGACGGTGACCTATGCCGACGGTCCTTTTGACGGGAGTTGTCCTGCCTCGTTCGTTAGAACATGGGAGGCTTCCGATGCCTGTGGAAATGCATCGTATTGCTACCAAGTGATCACGGTGATCAGTGAAGAGGCACCCACATTGGTATGCCCACCTGAGGCTACGGTTTCTTGCGGAGCCAGCTTTGAGCCTTATAATACGGGGATGGCTACCGTGACGGATCAGTGCCTCGATGTAACACTGACCTATACGGATACGGACTTAATCGGCGATTGCGAAAAGCAATTTACCCGTACCTGGATAGCTACTGACGTTTGTGGAAATACTTCTTCTTGCGATCAATTGATCATTGTGGTCGATCAGATGAATCCTTTTATCACCTGTCCGCCGACGGCCACCGTTGAGTGCGGTGGCAATACCGATCCATCGGTGTTGGGCGAAGCTACGGCAGTGGACTACTGCTCGGCGGTGGAGGTGACCTATGCGGATGAAGAAAACTTTGACTCATGTACACCATCAATTCTGAGAACCTGGACGGCTGTTGATGTCTGTGGAAATACGCATAGCTGCGTGCAGGTGATTGAAATCATCGGTGGGGGAGTTGTTGATATAACCTGTCCCGATGACGTGACCATTGCCTGTGATGCCGATACTGATCCAGTAAGTACGGGAACGGCTACGGTGATTGCCAATTGTGCGGATGTGGCTTTGACATACGTCGATAGCATTCTACCTGCCGATGAAACATCGGGCGGTGACTGCGGACAGTTACGCACCCAGACTCAAGGTGGATGGGGATCGCGTGCCAATGGAAATAATCCCGGTACCTATAGAGATGCAAATTTTGAAGCTGCATTTCCGGAAGGATTGGTCATAGGATGTGAGTATACTCTCACACTTACAAGTTCTGCCGCAGTGGAGGCTTTTCTTCCCAACGGCGGTCCGGTAACGGTATTGACGGAAGATCTGGTTGATCCAACTGACTTCCGCACTGTGCTCGCCGGTCAATTGGTAGCAGCTACTCTTAGCGTGGGATTTGACGCCAACGATGAGGACTTTTCTGAATCGGTAGCGAATCTGGGCGATTATACCCTTTCTTCGGGACCGATGGTTGGTTTGTCCGTTTCTGAGGTCATCGCCGAAGCCAATGCTTTTATCGGAGGATGCGAAAGCGCCTACTCGGGATCGGAACTGAATACGACTCTCACAGCCATCAATGAAAGTTATGTGGATGGAAACGGAAGCAGCGGAACATTGAATTGCCCCGAGACCACAGGAACTGGCGATTGCCTCGTGATCTTCCGAACATGGACAGCCACCGATCTTTGCGGAAATGCCGTGTCGTGTACACAGGTCATAACGCAGAGCAGCGAGCTCGACGAACTCTTGACAAGTGATGCTCAAATGATGGCCTATCCGTCGCCTGCTACTTCTACGGTCAATTTCACCATGGAACGCAGCGTGTACAATTCAGGAACGTTGACCATTGCCAATCTTTCGGGAATAGTCGTTCACACGGAGACTGTACCATCCGGAGTTCAACGCATTGAGTTGGATTTGTCGGGCTTTGTTGAGGGGGTTTATGTGGTAAACTTCCGTTCGAAGAGCGGTGCATACACCACCAAATTTGTGAAAATGTAA
- a CDS encoding FISUMP domain-containing protein — protein MKCLPAISLLFLLFNFSLFAQELTPCEEPYPQVTNLSVAFGEGALVLNWAPIIGSQACRIQIRPFGSSESQYTLIEGADLGTYSISGDVLLFQTQYEARVSCGCPGDPPVFGPYSSTVAFWTSTVGQIVPCADPYPVVSGLIASPTEEADGIHLMWNPISKSKGCRIEFQPVDGPLEAMQVLGTELSEYVIPGSQLLADFDYNWRIRCGCSFDPLVQGPWSLPAFFNTGEVGDLAGFMPKPKFKATPQAPLTGAEVQFKDVSPFEPTSWLWDFGDGTTSTEADPAHTYASPGAYNVSLTVANEFGENTSSIEEFIQVFDPVCPQSVTDLDGNQYTVVQIGNACWTGENLKVTQFNNGDEIPNLEPASEWLSTTEVAYCNFNNDQALGDSTGRHYNGYVVLDERNVCPAGWHVSAESDWLTMEEVMGMPTQELTTDGPERGRGRNIGGQLKADQFWSPFNIGGADTYGFGALPLGYRFFVFIDFVGLQTTARFHVPNDLGSDPELHYRGFSYLSMGISKISAQLGEGMSIRCVQD, from the coding sequence ATGAAATGCTTACCTGCTATTTCCCTGCTATTCCTACTTTTCAATTTTTCCTTATTCGCCCAAGAGCTTACTCCCTGCGAAGAGCCGTATCCACAAGTTACCAATCTCTCAGTGGCTTTCGGAGAAGGAGCATTGGTCCTCAATTGGGCACCAATTATTGGTTCGCAAGCATGCCGAATCCAAATTAGACCCTTTGGCTCATCTGAATCACAGTATACCTTAATAGAGGGAGCTGATTTAGGCACGTATTCCATCTCAGGCGACGTCCTGCTCTTTCAAACTCAATATGAAGCCCGTGTGTCCTGCGGTTGTCCGGGAGATCCTCCTGTTTTTGGTCCTTACTCAAGCACCGTGGCATTCTGGACGAGCACAGTCGGTCAAATCGTGCCTTGTGCTGATCCTTATCCGGTGGTATCCGGTTTGATCGCTTCTCCTACCGAAGAGGCAGACGGCATTCACCTGATGTGGAATCCCATCTCCAAATCAAAAGGGTGCCGAATCGAATTTCAACCGGTCGACGGTCCATTGGAAGCAATGCAAGTATTGGGTACGGAACTCTCTGAGTATGTGATACCCGGATCTCAATTGCTGGCAGACTTTGATTACAACTGGCGGATACGCTGTGGATGTAGTTTCGATCCCTTGGTGCAGGGGCCGTGGTCATTACCTGCTTTTTTCAATACCGGAGAGGTAGGCGACTTAGCGGGTTTCATGCCAAAACCGAAGTTTAAAGCCACCCCTCAGGCACCTCTTACGGGTGCTGAGGTTCAGTTTAAGGACGTGTCCCCGTTTGAACCTACATCCTGGTTGTGGGATTTTGGCGACGGCACCACATCTACGGAAGCGGACCCTGCGCATACATACGCCTCTCCCGGAGCCTACAATGTATCGCTTACCGTAGCGAATGAGTTTGGCGAGAACACCAGCTCGATTGAAGAATTTATTCAAGTATTCGACCCTGTTTGTCCTCAGTCGGTCACCGATCTTGATGGAAATCAATACACGGTAGTGCAAATAGGAAACGCCTGCTGGACTGGTGAAAACCTCAAGGTAACGCAGTTTAACAATGGCGATGAAATTCCGAATCTCGAACCGGCAAGTGAGTGGCTCTCGACCACCGAAGTGGCTTATTGCAACTTCAACAATGACCAGGCCCTTGGAGATTCCACCGGAAGACACTACAATGGCTATGTGGTCTTGGATGAGCGAAATGTATGCCCCGCAGGTTGGCATGTTTCAGCTGAATCCGACTGGCTTACAATGGAAGAGGTCATGGGTATGCCCACTCAGGAATTGACCACCGACGGTCCTGAACGCGGAAGAGGCCGAAACATAGGAGGTCAATTAAAGGCCGATCAATTCTGGTCCCCATTCAATATAGGAGGAGCTGACACCTATGGATTCGGAGCTTTGCCTCTCGGCTACCGCTTTTTCGTATTTATCGATTTTGTGGGATTACAAACTACTGCGCGCTTTCATGTCCCCAATGACCTCGGTTCGGATCCCGAGCTTCACTACCGCGGTTTCTCATACTTATCTATGGGTATCTCCAAGATCTCGGCACAATTGGGAGAAGGCATGAGCATCCGTTGTGTTCAGGACTAG